A single genomic interval of Bacteroidota bacterium harbors:
- a CDS encoding PaaI family thioesterase — MLKNIFDPQKVKVDDINDFCKNTMTDVLDIKITEIHPDYIKSEMPVNTKTIHPFRMMHGGASFVLAEHVGSVASNLVMDANSSFAFGQSLVGSHIKPANEGETVYGYAYALHLGATSHIWDIKIRNTNEQLVFSGQLTMAIRPKKTHA; from the coding sequence ATGTTAAAAAATATTTTTGACCCTCAAAAAGTCAAAGTTGATGATATCAATGACTTCTGCAAAAACACCATGACAGATGTTTTGGATATTAAAATTACTGAAATTCACCCCGACTATATAAAATCCGAAATGCCTGTGAACACTAAAACAATCCACCCTTTTCGCATGATGCACGGAGGGGCTTCTTTTGTTCTGGCTGAACATGTAGGCAGTGTGGCTTCAAACCTTGTAATGGACGCGAACAGTTCCTTTGCTTTCGGACAGAGCCTTGTTGGCAGTCACATCAAACCTGCTAACGAAGGTGAAACCGTGTATGGATATGCTTATGCACTACATTTGGGAGCAACTTCACATATTTGGGACATTAAAATCAGAAACACAAACGAACAACTTGTGTTTTCGGGACAATTAACCATGGCTATCAGACCTAAAAAAACTCATGCCTGA
- a CDS encoding C4-type zinc ribbon domain-containing protein: MDITVENKLKALWALQEIDSKLDKLNALKGELPMEVADLEDEIAGLETRAQNIRHEIENHEEKISEYKHKIKQSEQFITKFKQQLNDVKNNREYEALTKEIEIMELEIQAAEKRIKDASFAIEGQNTLITETESKIESGKKDIEAKKKELVTIIEETEEEEIKLGEERDEAIKEIEERLYYSYGRIRKNANNGIAIAPIVRSSCGGCFAKIPPQRQADIKQHLKINACEHCGRIIVDETITGIHAQVEEEDKKPRRRLKKRLNSGTTI, encoded by the coding sequence ATGGATATAACCGTAGAAAACAAACTCAAAGCGCTGTGGGCACTTCAAGAAATCGACAGTAAACTTGACAAGTTAAATGCCCTAAAAGGAGAACTTCCGATGGAAGTTGCAGATCTTGAAGACGAAATCGCAGGTTTAGAAACAAGAGCACAAAATATCCGCCATGAGATTGAAAATCATGAAGAGAAAATCAGCGAATACAAGCATAAAATCAAGCAAAGCGAGCAGTTTATTACAAAGTTTAAACAACAATTAAACGATGTTAAAAACAACCGTGAATACGAAGCTTTAACCAAAGAAATCGAGATTATGGAACTCGAAATCCAGGCAGCAGAGAAAAGAATCAAAGACGCCTCATTTGCAATAGAAGGGCAAAATACTCTCATTACTGAAACAGAGTCAAAAATAGAATCAGGCAAAAAGGATATCGAAGCCAAGAAGAAAGAATTGGTAACCATAATTGAAGAAACTGAAGAAGAGGAAATAAAACTCGGAGAAGAAAGAGACGAAGCTATCAAGGAAATAGAAGAGCGACTTTACTACTCTTATGGCAGAATCAGAAAAAACGCCAATAATGGTATAGCAATAGCCCCTATCGTTCGTTCTTCATGCGGAGGTTGTTTCGCAAAAATTCCACCTCAAAGACAAGCGGATATTAAACAACACCTCAAAATCAATGCATGCGAACACTGCGGCAGGATTATTGTTGACGAAACCATCACCGGAATTCACGCTCAGGTGGAGGAAGAAGATAAAAAACCAAGACGTAGGCTTAAAAAACGTCTTAACTCAGGAACCACAATTTAA